The DNA window gcctcgatactgtgctgttgtgatcttccaggacctgccggaggatcacatggccagaagcatgtgatatccccggatgttgtgagtataagcgcgtatgtgcgatatcgtcagtgtctgtgtgtgtgagtgtatgcgatcgggtgtgtgtgagtggatgcgatcgggtgtgtgtgagtggatgcgatcgggtgtgtgtgagtggatgcgatcgggtgtgtgtgagtggatgcgatcgggtgtgtgtgagtggatgcgatcggttgtgtgtgagtggatgcgatcgggtgtgtgtgagtggatgcgatcgggtgtgtgtgagtggatgcgatcgggtgtgtgagtgtcggcagaggagcacggcgtgctggaggaggctgggagcagagaggctgatcatggggaaggctgggagtagagaggctgatgctgggggaggctgggagggggaggctgggacgagggaggctgatgctggtggaggctgatgctggtggaggctgatgcttggggaggctgatgctgggggaggctgatgctgggggaggctggaaggagagaggctaatgctggtggaggctgatgcttggggaggctgatgctgggggagactgggaggggaaggctgatgctgagggaggctgggaggaaggaggctgggaggagagaggctgatcctggggaaggctgggaacgggaggctgatgctgagggaggctgatgctgagggaggctgggaggggaaagctgatgctggggaaggctgggaggacggaggctgggaagagagaagctgatcctggggaaggctgggaacgggaggctgatgctggggaaggctgatgctgagggaggctgggaggggaaagctgatgctggggaaggctgggaggacggaggctgggaggagagaggctgatcctggggaaggctgggagagggaggctgatgctggaggaggctggaaggagagaggctaatgctggtggaggctgatgcttggggaggctgatgctgggggagactgggaggggaaggctgatgctgagggaggctgggaggaaggaggctgggaggagagaggctgatcctggggaaggctgggaacgggaggctgatgctgagggaggctggaaggagagaggctgatgctggcggaggctgatgctggggaggctgggagagggaggctgatgctgagggaggctgggaggagggaggctgggagaggtaggctgagagaagagaggctgatgcacacacacacacacacacacacacacacacacacacacgcgcgcgcactgcacaacacaccacacacacacacacacacactgggaaccacaaacaactgccctacacagacacccacacacacagacaacgctgcacacacacaacacccaacacacaaacaccgcggcacacacaaatatacgcacataccgcacaacacacacattgcacaaaacatacctccccccaaaacacaccacacccacacaaaccgcgcaacacacacacaacgctacagacacacagcgctccacaaacaacgcaacacacgcaacacacatacaacaccgctctcaccccccgtcacacccagacaacacccagaacatgtacagcgcctacacaaacacttggtaactacagacaacaacatctctctctatatatatatatatatatatatatatatatatatatatataaaacaaaaatcatacatgaactacacaatacgtaaattctagaatacccgatacgtagaatcgggccaccttctagtatatatatatatatatatatatatatatatagacacacacagatatgtatatactgtatatatgtgtgtgtgtatacatatatatctatacatatatatctatatgtgtgtgtatatattatatatatatatatatatatatatatatatatatatatatatatatatatatatatatatatacacatacacacacacacacacactatctctctctctctataatatatatatatatatatatatatatatatatatatatatatatatatatatatatatatatatatatatatatatatatatataatatgtgtatacacATGTCATATATACAATTAGAAGCACAGGGTCCTTTGTACCTGTCGTACGGGCAGACGGTGCTCTCCTTCACGGTGGTGTCGGTGCTGTCAGGAATCAGCCATTGGAAGTCGGGGTCCGTGTATAGGCGGAGGGTCTTTTTCTTCTTTTTGGACAGATACTTGCAGCCGGCGTTAAAGTCTCCCATTAAAATGATGTTCTGTTGGGAATTAATGGTAAAGTCTAAACTTATCGATCTGTGAAATCAATGGAGCAATGAAGAGACGGACGCGATGGATCCTGGAAATATCGACTCGATGGACGTGGAAGATAAAGTCGGGGTGCTGCTGCAATATTGTGACAACACTCCCCCCCCCCTTCACCACCCAATGATATATAaaatttggaccacccctttaatcctACCTTACATCTCCAGCGCTTTCGGACGTCCATGAATACGTCATATAGGGCTTCCAGTTCAGTGCCGGCCTTCTCTGGTTCTGTGTGCTGCGGGATTATGACCAGATCCTGTAGATCTACGTAGAGAGAAGCGTTATatccccccactgatcccagagacccctgtaatctatatgtgacgccctggaccccaggggtcacaggtcactacactcaccacatacacccccaaactagaaaggtaccaccagtcaaccacaaagacctgctgATTGCCTCCCTGagagttagacaggcacaccaggtgggcggagtcaggtggaaagacacgcccccgaggagtctgctggcctgaggcaggaacacagtaaacagttcagttcagtacagtggagtggagagtagtggagtgcaacagtcaggcaggcagacggcagtggccgcctgcaggagaccgggaatacgaccagcggaaccgtcagggaccgccggaaccgaaccggggagctaactggataccggagcaccaggcagggtactcagaccccgactaggctatatgccaccaccatagtcagattaactgattgcggtctggacctcaggggttcattcccaccaaagtcccaattgaagacaacagcccaacccgtccggataagagccaccgccagaggccagaggtccaagggccagcgtctgcgggcaaaaggggctcctacgacacatacatgccggggagcggacaaccagtgcccaggcacagtggtcaccctacaaacacaggtgcaggagaaaggcggacattgccaacccgactaggaagctgcagccggctgcgggccccgttcattcctccgtttaatttaccagtgactctgtgtggtttaatcgtgagtataacagtgccatcaggcaccgcgctgcaccgcaaccctgcgccctgcacccctgcccacagcccgaccgggtcccgggaccaacatcccctacccacggaggggtcaacacctagctacgCCACTACAcctctcccgggagtccccgtaccttcaccgcagcggtggtgtccacaatcaccacaacctgtgggtggcgtcacgaacaatcatcccaaaaccaaatacccgcatcccccgtgtgtaacgccaacccccttgcagagtgacgtgatccccaggtccgtgagaggctcgagccaccacccgtagaacgcgagcacggatccgaggggCTCGGGGGCCGCAGCTGAggccacggggcggtacatatacacgtGTGGATGATGACATATCGGCTCGTCCCGATCACTGACCTTTTGACTTTAGGGCGAATCGAACGAGGTACGGTTCTCGGGCGAACACGTCCGGAGCGGCCGGATCATCATCATCATATTTGTACTGATCGGTCACCGAGATCTTGAGTGACCTACAAGGGGACATCGAAAAATATCAGCAGGGTGCAGCAAGCTGCGCTCGACTCCATAGGCTACTGTGGGGTCTCCTGACTCTCCCCCGACGTTTCGATTACAACTGTTTGTAGGGGTCAGGTAGCGGCTCATGCACGTATATGGCGGGAGGACAGATGTCCTCATACAGCGCCTCATAAACCGCCAAACACTTTTGTAATGAGATTCTCTAAAATTCAAATTTAAAAATAAACTCCGCAATAGAACTTGATTCCAACTGTCATTTTCTCTTCATCAccgtggtaacagactacaaatatGTTCCGTGTAGTCTGAGCCTCCAGCAGAGGAGTAAAGGGGAACAGATCCAGGGCAGTGGTGTCAGACTACACAGCGTTTGCTTGCTCTCTGTTGCCATGGAGACACATAAGCCTGCACTGGAGCTGTGTACAGTAAACGGCATCTTGCAGCACTCACTTGTATATGAAGACGTATTGTTCTGTGTATGACTTGCGTCCGAGCGGAGGGCTGTGCACAGCCGAGTACACGTCCTCTTGTCTGTGAGGAGAAAGAAAGGAGTTAACCCCTGCCTGGCATCTTCCGATTTTTCTTCTTACCCATGATCCTCCTCACCTGTTGAGGGCGGCCATAAGTTTGGACAATGCGATCCCCTTGGGGTCATGCACTTCTTGAAGGAGGAAGATGTCACATCGGTGGATGATCTACACAGATAACATCGGAATTAAGGACCCCAAACTCCCAACCGACGGGATTGTACCCCCCCTTCCCCACATACTTTGACCACGACGCTCAGGATATCGTGATTGGCGGCTTTCTTCTCCCCGAAGTGTTGGCCGTTGAAGGCGCAGATCCTGAAGGGCCACACGCAGGGCCACGCGGTGCAGAGGACGAGGAGGTGGCACCAGATGCCCATGATCAGCGGTAACAATGCCGGCGCTGAGAACTGCTGCGGTTCTGTTCCTCTGTGTCGGGTACTCTGTAAGGGTTACACAATAATCAGGTTGCTTCATTTTATAGACTTTACCCTCCCTGGCAGAAGCTCCGTACAGCAGTGCCAGCAACGCCGGGAGCTCACCGAGAAGACAGCGAGCGCCTCCAGTCCGGCTGCGCCCCCCCGTACTATACACGGGCACCTACCGCTCCACCGCACACCACCATAATGCCCATACACTGCTGGTAGCACGTCCCACAGTGCCCCGTACACCCTGGATTCCCTGACGTTGGCCCCTTACACTATCACTAGTGGGCACACCCTGCTCACTATCAGCACCGTCCACGGTCATTGTGGTCTCCGGAGCCTTGTGTCCTCTCCCACACCCAGCGGCAGCGACCCCTCGGAGAGGCCGGTAGGAGCTCGCTGAAGTCACATCCATGTCCTCGGAGAATGGAGGTCACCCTCTGGCGTACGTCAAGCACTTTGTATCTGGAGGTATGGGAGGTGTGTGCCTCACCCTGGCCGGGCAGCCCATGGACACCGTCAAGGTGAGTGCGGAGCTGGGAACGGATTGTTTTGCCCCCGGTCATCCGGGTTTCGACCCTGCTCTCCTCCCTCGCTGCTTTGCAGCTTTGTCCCATTCATGGTAATGGAGCTGCAATACCAGTCACAACCTACAGACAAGGGAGGCGCTGTTTTTCAAACCTGGACAGTCCCTTTAAGTCCAATATTGAATTCATTGCAGGCAGCAAGTAGTCACTCATCACTGCGGCCCCTCTACCCTTACATTGCTCACCCCTAAACTGCAGAAATAAAAAGCCAAGGCTGTTGTGGAGGGACTTGTGTCTCATCTCAGATCTGACCGCCGGCAACCTCCGGGAGTAGGTATCTGACCGCCGGCAACCTCCAAAAGCAGGGGTCTGACCACCGGCAACCTCCAAAAGCAGGGGTCTGACCACCGGCAACCTCCGGGAGCAGGGGTCTCACCACCGGGCAACCTCCGGGACTAGGGGTCTCACCACGGGGCAACCTCCGGGAGCAGGTGCCTGACCACCGGGCAACCTCCGGGAGCAGGTGCCTCACCACCGGCAACCTCCGGGAGCAGGGGCCTCACCACCGGGCAACCTCCGGGAGCAGGTGCCTCACCAAAGGGCAACCTCCGGGAGCAGGGGCCTCACCACCGGCAACCTCCGGGAGCAGGTGCCTCACCACCGGGCAACCTCCGGGAGCAGGTGTCTCACCACCGGGCAACCTCCGGGAGCAGGTGTCTCACCACCGGGCAACCTCCGGGAGCAGGTGCCTCACCACCGGGCAACCTCCGGGAGCAGGTGTCTCACCACCGGGCAACCTCCGGGAGCAGGTGTCTCACTACCGGGCAACCTCCGGGAGCAGGTGTCTCACCACCGGGCAACCTCCGGGAGCAGGTGTCTCACCACCGGGCAACCTCCGGGAGAAGGTGCCTCACCACCGGGCAACCTCCGGGAGCAGGTGCCTGACCACCGGCAACCTCCGGGAGCAGGTGTCTCACCACCGGCAACCTCCGGGAGCAGGTGTCTCACCACCGGCAACCTCTGCTATATTTGCAGTAGTGGAGCCATGCTGCTGTGTGCACCGTCCTCGCCCCTCATTTACCGGTGTAATACTTGTGTCTTCAGGTGAATCTACAGATCCAGGCTCGGCCGGCGGGAGGACAGAAGCCGCAGTATAACAGCACTGTGGATTGTTTCCGCAAGATCCTCTCCCAACAGGTAAATATGGCCGAGGAACCACAGGGCGACCTAGAAAGAGGAAACCAAGCACGAGTGATACAGGACCACCACGAAGAGCCCCACCCTGGCCGCGCACCATGCAGGGCAACACCAGGCACAGCTCCATTCATGGGTACCTCTGCACGCCTGGGGGGTCCGGGTACTCGTCACGAGTAGATCGGAGGCTCCGATGGGTGCGAGGTACAGCGTATAACGGAAATCaacggggaactcgagcatttttcgagatctttcccattgacttccattatatgagttgagcccatctgagcatccgagcatggtagtgcccgctcatcactagttaccagtacagagcacccgagcatggtagtgcccgctcatcactagttaccagtactgagcacccgagcatggtagtgcccgctcatcactagttaccagtactgagcacctgagcatggtagtgcccgctcatcactagttaccagtactgagcacccgagcatggtagtgcccgctcatcacttcacTTCTAGAGAGCTGTCTAAGTGGACATGGAGGAGCAGATGGCACCAAGTGACGTGGAAGAGCAGCTGTGCCGCCCCCGTTCTGTGCCACGGTCCCTGGGCGCGGAGGATAATCTGGATGACAAAATAAACATCGTATTAAGATGGACGAATAATCTTTAGGCGGACAGTTATAAACCTTGATTCTCCCGTTAAAAATTAATTCAGTCAAGTTATGGGGGAACAATGTAAATTGTGCATCCGACCCTAAAGTGCACATAATTTTATAGGAGATAAGCGTCTCCCGGACTTTCCGCAAGGGTTAACGAGTCCAAAACGTGCCATTGTCAGCACCCGCCATTCTGGCATAAGGGAGTAAAAGGATTTGTGTATTTCCAAGAGGAGTCCATTGGGCACCCGCAGAGAAGGCGGCGGACGGTCCTAGGTGCGGACTCGGGTAATGTCCTCATGTTACCTAATGCCGAGGAGGACGTGATTGAGACACAAACATGTCACATAATGACCCGACCTGACAGCTGGAGCCTGTGTGTACAGCGTCCAACGGGCTGCAAATCTGCTCCTGGGGAGATCCAACCAAGGTAATCCTCAGAATCAGCAGAGCCGCTGACAGCCATCACTTGGCGGAGCGATTTAGGAAGCCCTCCATTTCTGGGCTGGGGGGGTCACTTATAGGAGACGGAGGCGACACAACGGTGCGCGGTATTACATAACAGTACAGAGCGGCACAATACATGGACAGTCACtcacagtatatatattatatacacacgccgGCTTCCTACACCTTACCTCAATATCCCGAGCCCCGGTCTGCGCTCTGCTCCCTCCCTCCGCTGTATATGACTCACTGAGTGGTGACATAGGAGCTCGCACCCCCTCAGCCCAGACAGAAAACCCGGCTGTGACGCTGGGCGGGAGCTGCAGGGGGAAGGAGAACAGATCAGTTCCCCTTTTTAAAACATAACATTCGGCATATGGACAAGAttaacacataaaaaaaacccaaagGATCCACACGCACACGCAGGatccacacgcacacgcacacacagaatccacacgcacacacaggatCCACACGcaggatccacacgcacacacaggatccacacgcacacacacaggatCCACAGGCACACAcaggatccacacgcacacacaggatccacacgcacacacaggatCCGCACGTACACGCAGGATCCACACGTACACACGcaggatccacacgcacacacgcaggcctcCGAGACGCAGAGACCGCAGAGAAGGATCCAGTGATGTTGTTTCTTAGCTTTTTCTGGTGTTCTTGAAACAAattatacagtgctttgcgaaagtattcagcccccttgaatctttcaaccttttcccacatttcaggcttcaaacataaagataaaatgttaattttctggtgaagaatcagcaacaagtgacacaattgtgaagatgaagaaaatttattgcttattttaaacttttgtaacaaagaataaactgaaaattggggcgtgcaatattattcatcccctgtaagtgaatactttgtagcgcccccttttgttgcgattacagctgcagtctcttgaggtatgtgtctatcagttttgcacatggagaggctgaaattctcgcccgttcttcctttgtaaacagctggagctgagtgaggttggatggaggcgtttgtgaacagcagttttctgctctttccacagattctcgattgggttcaggtctggactgtgacttggccattctaacacctggatacggttatttgtgaaccattccattgtagattttgctttatgtttgggatcattgtctagttggaagacaaatctccgtcccagtctcaggtcttttgcagactccaaaaggttttcttcaagaatggtcctgtatttggctccatccctcttcccatcaattttaaccatcttccctgtccctgctgaagaaaagcaggcccaaaccatgatgctgccaccaccatgtttgacagtggggatggtgtgttcagggggatgagctgtgttgcttttacgccaaacatattgtttggcattgtgcccaaacagTTTGCTTTTGGcttcatctgagcagagccccttcttccacatgtttggtgtctccaggtggcttgtggcaagctttaaacaacactttttatggatatctttgagaaatggctttcttcttgccactcttccataaaggccagatttgtgcagtgtagactgattgttgtgctatggacagactctcccacctcagctgtagatgtcTGCAGATAATCCAGAGGGATCatcggcctcttggctgcatctctgatcagtcttcttcatTTTTacctttgaagcctgaaatgtaggaaaaggtggaaaaattcaagggggccgaatactttcacaaggctctGTATATCTCCAGCTATCGCCAAAGCGGGAGATTAGAATCCTTTCTTCCAGcttcttttttatttttgcttccattttttatGCATTATTGCATCCTTATTTTAACATATTctttataaaaaagcaaaaaagaaaatatcattacttacagcaagatggaattgcagctgtatattgctcaggccaaaagactactaccactccagcaggatacagctgaaCCCccgctaggtggaggcaacacaggtgcaggtggagccattcacacgcacttctaaatatggaggaggtgatggctggatggtaaaactgcacactggtggcttgcatagagcactgttcacactagcagacgcacagtcacaaacccgcagcctattaggtgacgcccatactattagatcaggcgggctgccaagccgtacccccactgcgcgctacgtagggacagaaactccgatagcaaggcctaacaaaaaggggcctggctgtatcctgtacaaaaaagtttttgagtttttttgttagcgttatggccataagacgtaagcctacaaccctcgtcttttggcctgagcaatatacagctgcaattccatcttgctgtaagtaatgatattttcttttttgcttttttatgttatatatagtgtagggacctacaagcatgaggttcccgtgacgagggttgtaggcttacgtcttatggccataacgctaacaaaaaacctcaaaaacttttttgtacaggatacagccaggcccctttttgttaggccttgctatcagagtttctgtccctacgtagcgcgcagtgggggtacggcttggcagcccgcctgatctaatagtatgggcgtcacctaataggctgcgggtttgtgactgtgcgtctgctagtgtgaacagtgctctatgcaagccaccagtgtgcagttttaccatccagccatcacctcctccatatttcacctcctccacctgcacctgtgttgcctccacctagtggggggtttagctgtatcctgctggagtagtagtagtcttttggcctgagcaatatacagctgcaattccatcttgctgtaaataACATATTCTTTAGCATTTTgtatagtgatgaatgggcactgccatgctcgggtgctcagtactggtaactaatgatgagtgggcactaccatgctcgggtgctcagtactcgtaactagtgatgagcgggcactaccatgctcgggtgctcagtactcgtaactagtgatgagcgggcactaccatgctcgggtgctcagtactggtaactagtgatgagcgggcactaccatgctcgggtgctcagtactggtaaatagtgatgagcgggcactaccatgctcaggtgctcagtactggtaactagtgatgagcgggcactaccatgctcgggtgctcagtactggtaactagtgatgagctggcactaccatgctcgggtgctctgtactggtaactagtgatgagcgggcactaccatgctcgggtgctcagtgctggtaactagtgatgagcgggcactaccatgctcgggtgctctgtactggtaactagtgatgagtgggcactaccatgctcgggtgctcagtactggtaactagtgatgagcgggcactatgcaTATGTGCAGAGATAGAGGGGGGTCTTCTCAGATGCCCCTCCGTCCCCGGCTGAATCTGTTCCCTAATAATACAGTATATACCCCCTCCTATCATGACCATTCTACAATCCGTATACCCCAGTGCAGAGGATTTAGGAGGGGCTCAGCCCCATGTTTACCCTCTTACTTACTTTCCCTCCATATGAAGCAGTTGTGTTTCCTTTCCTTCCTCAGGGGCTTTGGGGTCTTTATAAAGGGATGGGGGCTCCTCTGGCCGGAGTGACCCCCATAATGGCAATGACGTTTTTTGGCTTCAGTCTGGGGAAGAAGCTGCAGCAGGATCAGCCGCACCATACTTTGAGGTGAGATAACACAGATTTGATCCAGTCAGTTATTAGTTATCTCAGCCTCTGGGAACgctgggtgacaaccaatatggcggcCCTTGTAGGCCTCACGAGCTGCTCCGGActttcccagactcctgaatgACCTGTTCCGTGGTAGTGTATGATATCCGACACTGGAAAAGCTGAGTGACAACAGGGGCAGATGCGTCACCgtga is part of the Anomaloglossus baeobatrachus isolate aAnoBae1 chromosome 9, aAnoBae1.hap1, whole genome shotgun sequence genome and encodes:
- the LOC142251629 gene encoding deoxyribonuclease-1-like 1 isoform X1, translating into MAVSGSADSEDYLGWISPGADLQPVGRCTHRLQLSGRPVVPRPYLPVGRGSCGNNPQCCYTAASVLPPAEPGSVDSPEDTSITPSTRHRGTEPQQFSAPALLPLIMGIWCHLLVLCTAWPCVWPFRICAFNGQHFGEKKAANHDILSVVVKIIHRCDIFLLQEVHDPKGIALSKLMAALNRQEDVYSAVHSPPLGRKSYTEQYVFIYKSLKISVTDQYKYDDDDPAAPDVFAREPYLVRFALKSKDLQDLVIIPQHTEPEKAGTELEALYDVFMDVRKRWRCKNIILMGDFNAGCKYLSKKKKKTLRLYTDPDFQWLIPDSTDTTVKESTVCPYDRIVVYGQEVTNLVKSSGTYNFAEELQLTEEEALKVSDHYPVEMDLYLVLGGSRTLLPSLTLIIFGLLWILELSISQE
- the LOC142251629 gene encoding deoxyribonuclease-1-like 1 isoform X2, coding for MGIWCHLLVLCTAWPCVWPFRICAFNGQHFGEKKAANHDILSVVVKIIHRCDIFLLQEVHDPKGIALSKLMAALNRQEDVYSAVHSPPLGRKSYTEQYVFIYKSLKISVTDQYKYDDDDPAAPDVFAREPYLVRFALKSKDLQDLVIIPQHTEPEKAGTELEALYDVFMDVRKRWRCKNIILMGDFNAGCKYLSKKKKKTLRLYTDPDFQWLIPDSTDTTVKESTVCPYDRIVVYGQEVTNLVKSSGTYNFAEELQLTEEEALKVSDHYPVEMDLYLVLGGSRTLLPSLTLIIFGLLWILELSISQE